TAGAGTTGAAAAGTCTAGCCATATagtcatgagattcaatctgtATTAGAAGGATAATAAAtggttagttagttagttaaggTTTTCACAGAAAAATCCTTTTTCGATCTGAAATAGAAAAGgacgagtgattttttttttgccagACAATCACTCTTGTGAGATGGAATTAAACAACACTCAAAAGAGCAGATATTAGATACTGTCATACGAAAATGAACCTAATAAGCAACAACTAAAATTAGAAACTCATTATTTCCTTACATACCTGAGTTACATAGGGATTAAAACTTATTCCAAGAGAAGTCACAAACTCCTCTGCAACCCGTGGCCAATTCACTTCAGGGTATGCAACTAGATGAGCATTGTAGTTTCCAACGGCCCCAGCAAACTTTCCTAAAATTTCAATTTGCGACAATATCTCACGTTCTCTACTGAGTCTATATGCAAAGACCGCCATTTCCTTCCCTAATGTGGTTGGTGAGGCTGgctaaaaatcacaaaaacgTCACAAAGTGGAAAATATGGTTAGCTATTTCTCAATCGACCATAAAATGACGGAAACAatcttgataaatatttttgtgcTTTTGTATCTGATTAATGCATGTTAATGTATCACCAATACACAATAGAAGACTACAATGCAGGGGCATGATAATATTAAGTATGAAAATTATTTGAAAGCTTAGCACTGAAGTGTATTACTTGTCCATGAGTTCGAGACAACATAGAGATGGAAGCAGTTGCAGTTGCAATGTCACACAAAGCTCTGATCAATTTGTCCATAGAAGGTAGTATGACTTTATTGAGGGAATCTTTCAGCATCAACGCATGCGCCAGATTGTTAATGTCCTCCGACGTGCAAGCAAAATGGAAAAATTCAAGCACCTAACAAAATGAATAGTGCTTAGTACACACTATGAATCACAAGAGAAATGTAAATCCCCTGAAAAAAAGGAAAGGACATCAAGATTTGAATTCATACAAGTGCTACAACGACAACCGAATTCTTGTTAGATATTCAAAGCAATATTATAATGCCAAAATCAGATTCAAAATCATCCAAGCCCAAAGGTATAGACATTTGCACCTTATTTATCTCTGGATGAGACTGGCATTTTTGTTTCAGAAAGTACTCAACAGCTTTGACGTCATGGTTAGTCACCTTCTCAATTTTCTTCACCTCCAATGCATCGTTCAGGTTAAATTGATCGATTAAATTTTGAAGATAAGACTCGGCTTCTTTAGAGAACTTCGGGACCTCAGAGACTTCATGGGTTTGAGAAAGCTTGAGCAACCATTTAATCTGAAAGAAGTTGTTTAAGACCATTCAGAAGGTGAAAGAGATCAATGTGGATGAATCTCATATAAAATGTAGCTTTTATGTAACAACAAATCATATCAAATCTATCCACGCTTTATCAAGTCCAATAAAACATCAACAAAACTCCATACAACTCAGTTAAGTAACTTCCGCAATATTTTGAGTGAAAGGCTTGACTCTTTGAACTgcaccaaattaaaataaatcatgTGTTGGGAAAGAGAAGAAGGAGGATTTCCATTTCCAAAAATCTGAAATAAATCCTAAATTCTTAATTCCAGATGAAAAACAAAAGCTACTAAGTCTAATATACTTTCGATCCTATCTCCTTATACCCACCAGATACCACCTGAACAAGCAGCTAGTGAGAACaatattcttgatagataagCCACCATTACATTTTTTGGTCAAAAACTAAAGTCGCTCCATCTGTAATATTAAGTTGTAACAATATACTATATGGTTAGTGTGTGGGATAGTAAAAGTAACTTCGATGGGATTACTAACTAGCAACTAACAAGAACTATTCTTTTTTAGGCTAATAGTCAAACAAGAAATTATCTATTCATATTAATAAACCTTATAGGGTGTATAAACTAAAACGAACGAGTTCCTTATGATAGTCTCCACTCTCCAGCCATGTAGTTCTTATTTTCATACGAGCTAATTGATCATGGCACTTATGCCACATACAACATCTAGTACATTTTACGAATGTGATGTAAGAGCCTAGATACATCTAGCCCACTGCCCGCTGTTATAGTGATGACCAGCAAAAATAGTTATAATCGAATTGTAACCCAAATGCTTACCTCAACCACAACTCGATACTTAATAAGACCGAATTCACTCATAAAAGGAGCCAAATCCTTCACTTTGGACCAATAACGTCCATCCAAGGGGCACAAAGCTGCCAAACTTGATAGCTCAAGATCCAGTACATAATCATCAGCAGCCGTCGAGTTTACCTGGAAAAACGATGCAACTTACATCAGGCAAAGTTCAATTCTTTCACATGTGAAGACATCAGTCAAGATAAGTTATGTCAACCTAATCAGTGTATCAAGttacaaaaaaaacatgaaactTCCCTTGACTATCTCTTTTCTTTAACCAATTACCATTATATCCTCATATATCATGAACTAATCTGAACATGCAAACCTAGTTACCCACAGCAATCCAAATTCCGAAGCACAGATTTTTCTGAATGTTGAGAAACAGCAGTGTATCTGAAATATGCCCTTAAATGATAAAGACAAGAAACACTTCTTGCATAAGTATCAATATGCCAACTCATGTTGACTCTAGTTTGAAACTGGTTCAAAGTCAACCAGGCTACACTTCGTATGTACCCATAACAATATCAATTGAGATGATTGTCATAGACATCTATTGatcaacaaacaaaattattTGTGCTTGTCCCTGGAATTCCATTTGATTTTCGACTAACAAAAGATACTTCCAATTGTTTCCATGATTGATAAATAGAACCTGAATTGGTCATTATGTTCCCCTTACTTCTATTGCAAATATCAAAACCATAATCTACTATCCGCTAGGATTAGGAATAATTAATACAGATTCAACTTTCTAGTACTCCCTCATTCATAAGTTTGAGCAAACCataatatatagtagtatttccTAATCTATATTCATCTTATCCAAAATAACCTATCTTCAAACAACCACAAACCTTTCCAACTCTAATCCTAAAAATGAACTAAGCGAACTAAGCACCACTTCAATGTAGAAACCAGCAAGAAACTTAACTGTACACACATTCATTTGAATCTTAGGTTCCTCAGCAAAGTTGTGTACATTACCTTCGAAACAGAATCGGTGATGCTATTGTTCACTTTGACGGATGTTCGCCCCATGGGATTCCGACGAGAGTGTGAAAAAGAATATGAGGCGACGCGATTACAGTTAAGATTGCAAGGTTTGATGTGGTGGAGATGGCTGAAGCACGAGGTCGTGGTTTTGGTGTTGAAGCTCCTGACTCCGACACCCAAATCCATCTAAGCAATTGCAATAGGGAAAGTCTGACGACGTTTGGAGGTGCTAGGTACTGTAGAAAATTCAGTTAGAAAGGAGTTAACTCAACAAAGTAACAAACCTAAAACTCTAACATCAATTACATAAATTTCTCTTTTCTTTGAAAAATTTCTAGTGATTTTGCTTCTTTGCAATTAGTTTTATCTATACTGCTCTTCTTCTATTTCTTGAAAAACATACCGATATTCTGAtattcactaaacacacacaaTGGCACAAATCAGTTCATTCCAATTCAAAATTGAACCTTTGTGCGGTATATAAGAACAGAGTAGCACCTTGAATTCCTTCCTGACGTCTGGACGTGACACAACGGAAACAAACTGATGCAGCCGATGGAAAGCAGCAGCGTAGAATATCTAAGAGACAGCAACTCGCGATAGTTAAATTTGTCTTAACTTTTGGAGATTTTTCTGTACAAATGGAAATTGAAGAAAATCAATGGAGAAGAGACACAAGTGCGGCGGTAATGGATTAGGGCGCGCTGAGAGGGTGCGGTGGTTAAAACGCACTGAATTGCTATTGAAACGCACTGAATTGCTATTGAAACGCAACAATTTGATTTACACTTAGGAGCATCTACGATACATATGAGAGTCCTAGTGGTGCCCTCTCAATTAaactcaatttatttttatttattattattattattttttaattttatttttaattactaaaatatcaaaatatattatattaaaccctgcgaatgaaaaaaaaaacaacattacttaattttaaaaaaaatacatcatACTTAGCtaaagattttttaaaaaaaattaggatgTGAAAAGTGAAGGAGGATTGGGTATTTATAGTttaaagaatttaaaaaaaaacgcaaaaaaatgaaaagatctggctcgggctcgggcgcgGGACTGCAATGGATGCCCGATTGATCGAGCGCGAGATCGGGATGACTGATCTTTCGGTCGCacggctcgggctcgggcgttTGCAGTGGATGCCTGAGgacgcccgagcccgatctcgggCAATCCGGCGTGAGATCGGGCATCCACCGTGGATGCTcctatttctttattttgttttactGTTGGTACTCCCATTTCTCATTTTTATAATGTAAATAATTTAATGGAGTACTCCTTATAAACTAGAAATATATGTACACGTAACATACAATTCCCATTTCTCtctttataatataaatatttttgttttcattatgcttcgtttcttttatttaaatactaaaaatattatgaaatcaAATAGAATTATCTATATACGTATatgttaaaacttaaaataattataaatcgTAACTACTCCATGATTTAACAAATATTTTatagttcatattttttatttaatttttttaaatattttgaatatttaaagaCTTTAAAATGTtctaaaaaagaataaagtatggatatatttaaatcaatttaaaattttaagttttcAAATTGAATATTTGCATATTTACTCCATACAAATACTATATTACTCCCCCCGTCTGCCATTAAGAGTCgcatttcttggcggcacgagttataagagcatccgcaacggtggtgGGGAAGaaggccgccgtccgtgccagcggcgaggacgaggctcgccgccgctgctcgatgcatcgagcagcgccgtgccagttAGCAGTCGACGTGGCGGCacacgattgggcaacggcatagccgttgcctttgaataatatttttttttaaattcgttaattaattttaaataatgataaaaaataaaaaaaaaattattttccaaatcccaaaaatatggccgtttttttgcccgtttttctgaaatttttttcccaaaatcatctataaatacacacattcatcatccatttatcacatcaaatcatctctcattcatctctcattcataattctcatacaaactatcaacatattcatccctcactcaaaacctcaaatggatttcactcatattatggcggaagcggagcgcgaagaacaagaatactacgaacaacatcgtcccgcttacgaagcatatgtcgcggcgaatacccctgatcctcctcctcaacgaactagatcaaatcgccgctacatccatcgtgaccgggagagagcccacgaaaggctcgttgccgactactttgcagACTAGCCGCGGTTTctggcagattacttcaggcgccgttttcgcatgtcaaagctcttgttcatgcgaattgtcaacacattgtccgcacgtgttgaattcttccaaacaggtccagatgcagccggctggcaaagtatcacgccattgcagaagtgtacgtgtgtcatccgataactcgctactgggcaaacgaccgacatcttcgacgagtatttgcatatcggtgtggtacgtgaataatatcgttgacatcatgttcacgtgtattatcttacac
This is a stretch of genomic DNA from Salvia splendens isolate huo1 unplaced genomic scaffold, SspV2 ctg383, whole genome shotgun sequence. It encodes these proteins:
- the LOC121790005 gene encoding adenylosuccinate lyase-like; this translates as MDLGVGVRSFNTKTTTSCFSHLHHIKPCNLNCNRVASYSFSHSRRNPMGRTSVKVNNSITDSVSKVNSTAADDYVLDLELSSLAALCPLDGRYWSKVKDLAPFMSEFGLIKYRVVVEIKWLLKLSQTHEVSEVPKFSKEAESYLQNLIDQFNLNDALEVKKIEKVTNHDVKAVEYFLKQKCQSHPEINKVLEFFHFACTSEDINNLAHALMLKDSLNKVILPSMDKLIRALCDIATATASISMLSRTHGQPASPTTLGKEMAVFAYRLSREREILSQIEILGKFAGAVGNYNAHLVAYPEVNWPRVAEEFVTSLGISFNPYVTQIESHDYMARLFNSIMLFNNILVDFDRDVWGYISLGYFKQITKAGEIGSSTMPHKVNPIDFENSEGNCGIANGGLSHLSTKLPISRMQRDLTDSTVLRNMGVGLGHSLIAYKSALQGIAKLQVNEASLNADLNQTWEVLAEPIQTVMRRYGVPEPYEKLKELTRGRAVTRESIREFIDGLDIPTEAKKGLLDLTPHTYTGEAEELAKKLNLVRSSVNGASLS